The Lasioglossum baleicum chromosome 3, iyLasBale1, whole genome shotgun sequence region aataattattcagtCAATTAGCGTTAATAGTATAATACCATTATCTCGCCGTTGTTGATGTAtttgattactaatttcttctaaTCTATGCAGACTTGTGGCGTAATTAGTTTTCGCAACTTGTATTGCTTTCTGTATACATTCAACTCTCTCTTTTTGTGTTTCCAACATTTGATCGCATTGAGCTTTAACTTCAAAGTAGGGTCGTGCTTTTATTATAGCACGACGATGCTTTTCTTCTAATTGCAATAATCTTTTCTCAGCATCGTGGAACAGTATTGCTCGTCGATGATGCTCTCTGCCACATTCTGCTTTCTGGTTTTCTGCATCCATTACCTGAATAAAATACATTAGACTAGGACCATGCTATGTAGgttctttattttatatttaacttACTTTGAGAGTTGCATGGTTTAACATATCTTGCCACGCCTGATCAAAGTTCCACTCATGCTGATGTGACATAAACCTACTTTCGGCTAAAGCCACAGTTTCTTTTGCTGCCGCATGAATTTCGCTTGCTCTTTGAAATAATTGAGCTTGTTGTTGGCATTGCACCTGCGCAACCAATTTTACACGAGTGATTCTATTGTTCTAAAAGTCTCTTCAGACGTTCTCTCACCTGAGCACGACGTGCAACTTCGAGCGCATCATAATAACATCTTGCTTTTTCAACATAACTATTTCCTACTTTGTTTATAATTTCCTTTAATCTCTTTGTAGTCTCGGACAACAGTTGTCTGAACGCAGTATGAGCTTCCTAGATAAAaaagtattttatattaattttaataataacgattctctttataataaaataacttACATTTAATTCAGTTTCGAGTTTATTTATGTCGTCCGTTGCATCGTTCAAATTCTCCAGCTCAATCTACAATGTATTCAAGTATATTGTTTATAAAACAATCGAATGCATTAGACGATAAATAATTATGGAAAAATACATAAtaacttgaaaaaaaaaattaaatttagtaGTAATCATAATTTTTGATTCGAGATCGTTGATTAACGCATCTTTTctttaaaagtaaaaataaaaattttcgatgaagaagaagtgAAAGCAAAGTGGAACATGGTACCAGGCTGTGTTAGGCCTCGCCGTCGCAATTACTAATTATATTCTTTTTACATGTATAATCAATTGCATACTTCGCTATTATCAAAAACAGGCTTACAAATACAATAAAAGTATAAATAGAAGATGCGTCATTACAGATAATTACCTGTATACGAGGATCTAAAGATCCATCGGCGTTGTCCGCAACATCC contains the following coding sequences:
- the LOC143207525 gene encoding SH3 domain-binding protein 5 homolog isoform X2; amino-acid sequence: MDVADNADGSLDPRIQIELENLNDATDDINKLETELNEAHTAFRQLLSETTKRLKEIINKVGNSYVEKARCYYDALEVARRAQVQCQQQAQLFQRASEIHAAAKETVALAESRFMSHQHEWNFDQAWQDMLNHATLKVMDAENQKAECGREHHRRAILFHDAEKRLLQLEEKHRRAIIKARPYFEVKAQCDQMLETQKERVECIQKAIQVAKTNYATSLHRLEEISNQIHQQRRDNDFIANGPREPGVGAELVSPQKTLNYDIEFNQLNDNRIKDVTNHQLNKCDRIQEYNACQLREDKEHLEKRSVDGSEAISTQWELELQANMKKLSNLSFDNSHDTDN